A portion of the Punica granatum isolate Tunisia-2019 chromosome 7, ASM765513v2, whole genome shotgun sequence genome contains these proteins:
- the LOC116214403 gene encoding uncharacterized protein LOC116214403 has translation MLGALNLSANQNAVDGDQAQRAFPRELPIVQRVPRRIQYYEDSDEESGVAYDRFVHQRRNQRNCHDAGDFRLKAEIPVFNGCLNIEEFLDWLSEVDRFFEYAEVPEEKRVKLVAYRLKGGTSTWWDLLFMKYQRCVQGSRSIHDYTVEFLRLAERNALNESESQQVAQYMEGLKPTIRGQDWHADESSQASAERSQATKQPELNKQGQGNFDKSVSKKLVTETEVSRNQNSLAKQFRAKCFKCNQPGHRLSDCPRRKAIALVEHEEDVEDVFCDPEEKEEEEEEYGGDDDYEQTYMVRKLMLALSKKTNPRETSYFYDTDAKHHGKENIYQLIKEGVRYTLVPLSEKPKPKVVPKVESKAFLIETHLEWEIEVDFKESKELHVLIVKDLPSQKQIVEVPQEVKPLLAEFEEIIPEELPDRLPPMRDIQHQIDLILGASLPILPHYRMSPHESAILQEKVEELLRKGHIRESLSPSAVPALLTPKKDGSWHMCVDSKAINKITMGYKFPIPRLDDMLDQLHGAVVFFKIDLRSGYHQIRIRPGDEWKITFKIRDGLYE, from the exons ATGCTTGGTGCTCTAAACTTGAGTGCTAACCAGAATGCGGTAGACGGCGATCAAGCACAGCGAGCTTTTCCTCGTGAGCTACCCATTGTTCAACGTGTTCCCCGTAGGATCCAATATTATGAAGATTCAGACGAGGAGAGTGGAGTTGCATACGATCGATTTGTTCATCAACGAAGGAATCAAAGAAATTGCCATGATGCTGGAGACTTTCGTTTGAAGGCCGAAATTCCCGTTTTTAACGGATGCTTAAACATCGAGGAATTCTTGGATTGGCTTTCAGAAGTCGACCGGTTCTTCGAATACGCCGAGGTTCCCGAGGAGAAGCGTGTGAAGCTGGTGGCATACCGATTGAAGGGAGGAACATCTACTTGGTGGGATT TATTGTTCATGAAGTACCAGAGGTGTGTGCAAGGGTCGAGGTCCATCCATGATTACACGGTGGAATTCTTAAGGTTGGCGGAGCGTAATGCACTAAACGAGTCAGAGAGCCAACAAGTTGCCCAATATATGGAAGGTTTAAAGCCAACTATTCGGGGACAAGATTGGCATGCAGATG AATCATCACAAGCCTCTGCAGAAAGAAGCCAAGCTACGAAACAACCCGAATTAAACAAGCAAGGTCAAGGAAATTTCGATAAATCAGTTAGCAAAAAGTTGGTGACCGAGACTGAAGTTTCGAGGAACCAAAATTCTCTTGCCAAGCAATTCAGAGCAAAGTGCTTCAAGTGCAACCAGCCGGGTCATCGATTGAGTGATTGTCCTCGGCGAAAGGCTATTGCTTTGGTGGAGCATGAGGAAGATGTTGAAGATGTGTTTTGCGATCCTgaggaaaaggaagaggaagaggaagaatacGGTGGTGATGATGATTATGAGCAGACATACATGGTTCGGAAGTTGATGCTCGCACTAAGCAAGAAGACCAATCCCAGAGAAACAAGCTATTTT TATGACACTGATGCAAAACACCATGGCAAAGAGAATATATATCAGCTCATAAAGGAAGGGGTACGCTACACCCTAGTACCCTTATCCGAAAAACCTAAGCCCAAAGTTGTCCCAAAAGTGGAGAGTAAAGCGTTTTTGATAGAGACTCATTTGGAGTGGGAGATTGAAGTTGATTTTAAAGAGTCAAAGGAATTGCATGTGCTGATTGTGAAGGATTTACCATCGCAGAAGCAAATCGTGGAGGTGCCACAAGAAGTGAAGCCCCTACTTGCAGAATTTGAAGAGATTATCCCTGAGGAGTTGCCAGATAGGTTGCCTCCAATGAGAGATATTCAGCACCAAATCGACTTGATACTCGGAGCAAGCTTACCTATTTTGCCCCATTATCGCATGAGTCCACACGAGAGTGCAATACTCCAGGAGAAAGTAGAGGAACTGCTAAGAAAAGGTCATATTCGGGAGAGTTTGAGTCCAAGTGCCGTGCCTGCATTATTGACTCCGAAGAAAGATGGGAGCTGGCATATGTGTGTCGATAGCAAGGCCATTAACAAGATTACGATGGGATACAAGTTTCCCATTCCAAGGCTTGATGATATGCTGGATCAATTACACGGGGCGGTGGTGTTCTTCAAGATTGACCTTCGGAGTGGATACCACCAGATTCGAATTCGTCcaggagatgagtggaagatTACATTTAAAATTAGAGATGGGCTTTATGAGTGA